The Ostrea edulis chromosome 1, xbOstEdul1.1, whole genome shotgun sequence genomic sequence gctcacggcgggtgtgaccggtcaacaggggatgcttactcctcctaggcacctgatcccacctctggtgtgtccaggggtccgtgtttgcccaactatctattttgtattgcctgtaggagttatgagattgatcgctgttcgttgtcttcgccttaCAATCAAGAACTCTGTCGGccattcttaaaaatctaccttaCATCTTGGGACATCCACCTTCCCTCCCAGCTatagaccttttgctggaccatgtaGGTTTTCgtctgaatttcttcagcaactgaccaagtgtcttagtttcgtatttgcttgcacccatctatatgctaggattCAGGGTGACACGCCTATATGTTGAATATCAccttttttattaagcactcggCTACACTTGACATGTGtcctaaaattatttttacacaaGTAATATCACTTCGAATAAGGGGTATTTCCATTTCTCAAGGAAATGACCGGAACTATAGTGCCTAACCATTCCCTTTGCTACCTCATGgacgtaacagtgagggttatCATACGTGCCAatgcctgtcgcgacacgggacctccattttaaaggtcatattcaaaagaccagtgattctcacttctaaatgccgagcgtttggcgtaGGAACAATCACTTCCAATATTTACATCTGAGGCTTGACGCGGCCATGCCACGAGCAGAGCTGGAACTCATAAccttccggttacgaagcgaacgctctaccactgaactaccgcgaccgATTGAAAACGTGTGTGGGGCACATCTATACTCGTAAAAAAACGTTTGTTCCTGTTCGATGAGTTCATCGTTTTACAATTCGTCTCAGCAATCTGTAATAAATTTTAAACATGAATATCTATCATTTATATGTTTAGTACTCCTGCAATATAATTTTTCCCTTAGCTATGTAGAAGATTTTAGGTCTATCAATTCATGGTTTATACGTACTCTTTAATAATAACTATCTGTATATGCGTCCATGTGCATGTTTGTCCAATGTTTGATATGGTTAGTAAATCTTATAAGTCCCCGTATATTGAAAGAGATTGTAAACCAAATTATATGTTCACGTGTATTGCAAAAAGTCTTTGTACgttttatgaaattgtaaaCCTACCTGTCTGATTATGATATGTTTAGCACTCTTACAATAACTAGATGTACATTTTAGGAGACTGTAAACCCATCTGTCCATGTTTGATGGATGGTATCAACTATGACCATGGAGAACAATGGAAGAAAAAAGGATACCCCTGTACCACTTATGAATGCTTCAACGGATTTTACAAAGCTATCAAAGAAGGTCCACCATTACCAATGCTTAACTATTTATCTATGTCTATACCCACACGTCTTGATGGAAGTTCGGGTATACTAGTATATTAGTATCGTTGTTGTCCACGTCTGCAGTCCATCCATCTGCTCGTCAAGTTTTCTTGTCAATGGACCTTACATTTTAAGAAATTGTGAAAACATCCTTTTGCAGATGTACAACGAGGTATTGGAATCTTAAGTTCAAATGTCCTGATACTGGACAATTGGGGTCAAATTCTAACAAGCGACCGTCAATGAAACTCGTTTAGGGTTTTGATTTTGAGAAAGAGTTGTCGTTTTAGGTTGTAGGTGTGCACTATGGTTTCCAATGCAGTAACTGAAATAACGATATAATTTCTGGTTAAATTTCGACAGAAGGCAAGTTCAGTCCAGAGTACATTACACTATGTACCCAAGAAATTTAAAACTTGCGTGGACTATACATGTTAAAATGCATAGCATAATACAATGTACTTGGCTCAGATGTTGTCATGGCCTATATTTGACAGTTGAATGAccaagtaaaatattttgtaaagccTTTATTCACAAATAACTTCCTCTTCAAGAAAGATGAATTGTACAAGAGCATACCAGATGAATTGGGTAAATATCGTCAAACCTATTTTACGTGTATTTGCTTACTTCCCTTGACACCTGATTCCTACTGtggagtgtccaggggtccctgtttgtccaactctcaattttatattctttataggagttttgagattgaccactgttcgttatcttcaccgttttCATACTGCAATTGGTTTATGTTCTCCGGATAAATGATCAAACTAAATTTTGGAGACCAGGTTCAATTCCTGGTATCTATGTATGCCATACTGATAAAACTTTCATAAATGATGCTTATTGGGATCGATGCAGAATCAATCAGACTGACTTCTGATATGTGGTGGACTTATTTTTGGACTAAATCATATTCCAAGTTACTGAACAAAAGATTCTACATAGGATCGAGACATGAGAAAATATTTCGTGTgttcaaatatatcaaaatttcatgattttcataGGCAAACATCAGGATGCGGATGTTATAGtcttaattatttgtaaaagcTTCCTTCGTTTGCCAAGAAAGAGGGGACTAGCATGGTTTATTGATACTGCATTGGTTGCTATTAATATGATGAATGTGTTTAGTCGTACTGTCAATGTATTTAACAGGCTGTGATTACAAAGGAACATGTAAGAGCTCGGGAATCACCTGGACGGaaaattgttttacatataaatgtgACACTTCAGATGATATATCCCACTACTCTTTAGTGGAAGGAGGTAAGATGTTACATCAATGACAGTGGCAATCTTTGATGGAGGAAGGTAATATGTTTCAATGACAGTGACAATATTTGATGAAGGAAGGTAAGATGTTTCAATAACAGTGACAATATTTGGTGGAGGAAGGTAAGACATTTCAATGACAGTGACAATGTTTGATGAAGGGGGGTAATGTGTTTCAATGACAGTGACAATATTTGGTGGAAAAAGGTACGATCAGATGCTCAATGTCAGTGAGAATATTTGGTGGAGGAAGATCAAATGTTTCAATGACAGTGACAATCTTTGGGAGGTAAGATGTTTCAATGACAAAGTCTTTGTTGCAAGAATATAAGATGGAGGAAGCTATTTCAAAAACTGTcgttcttttcatattttccattttacagaaaataaactgaaataatCTTCATCATAGAGTGAAACTTTTATCGCATGGAACTTTATCCAAGATCTGTGTTTTGCCTCTTTGCTGGGGGATTGTGTTGTGATACTAATCGTCCCAGTATTATAATGACAGGTTGCTTAGACTCTTATGGTAACTGCCGAGCTGTTGGAGAGAGGTTTTCTCAGAACTGTAATACGGTTGAGTGTCAAGTAGTGAATGGATCCTGCTTCCATTTGGTTACAATAACAAAAGGTAAACAAATACGATTTCGTAATTGGCATACAAAAACTTGATGCAATGTATGACAAAGCACACTATAACACATATCTTATACACTGCAAAGGTACTACTAGACAATTCTTGATAATAACTAAatcatatatattatcatatacCTATCACATGTCCTTGTGTCGATACTTTGGGTTTTACAGATTGTAATCTGGCTTTCCGGAGCAACACACTGAGGACAACCTCGACTTGGACTATAGTCCTTACCATCATGACgacattttatttctaaaaatgaattttgcTTAGTACATGAGGCAATCATAGCCGAATAACATCAGTGCGTACCCGAGTATATTAGACAGTGGCAGACTATTTTCTGTCTCTTTTAATATAATAATTCCATTTGTAATTATCTCATTGAAAGGAGTAGATTTGCTTTCagataaataatttcattttatgttttgatagcttatatttttcaaagattctCCACCTTTTCCCGCCACCATATCCTAAAATTCCATCACCTCTGACTGGAAGCGGGATTAAGATTGAAGGGACGCAATTTTAGTAGGCTGTTACTATAGTTACCATACTATATTTACATACTATTTTAATAGTTCCAGTCAAATTCATCCTTAGTTTTTTAACATCTTCAGAAATTGACGTCACAATAGCGTCAATGCAAGTTTATGTGAGAAGTCATTGACCGcgttacaaacaaaggaatacacacacacacacaaatttcCTTTTATTTTTGTCGTTTTGCTAATCAGGTCATCTATACATGCTATACGACAAAAGTTATCATTACTGTAGTAAGTTGGATCACGACTCGATGATAGGAGCGGATCAATGGATCAAACGCGATGCTTCGCGTCTCGTTTTATTTAATGATCCACGCCTGTCAAGTCGAAGTGATCAGAATCCTCtagtaatgatatatatttacatccTGTCTAAACGTTAACCAGGTTTCCAAATGCATACAAATGTTTCTTCTAAAACAGGGTGCATCTTTGAGGGAGATTGTCGGACTTTGAACTCATTCTGGCATGACGGCTGTTCGGTGTATCAATGCATGCAGACTCCGGGGAGTGTGACGTACCAAAAACTTACTGACGGTCAGCAGCAGTATCCTTAATTACGTAACCTTATACATACACTATTAAATACGTCAGTATACGACGGTGTATAAATTATCTGTATTAAGAAAACTTAAATTCTAAGCATCATCTGTGTCAAATAGCAGGGTTTTACATCACAAGAAAtaccaattaaaatatttaatggaaAGTTAAATAAACCCGTATCGGGTGTATGAACGAAAAGAAACTATATGAAGAACAAAATACACATGTTGTAGAGGTAATGTACTGGCCACAGGGACCTTATGGCTTGCTGATGCCGGAGAATGGATGTCCTGACGACATTCCGTCAGCCTGGAGCAATGGCAGCCGACTCCATTATAGCAATGGACGCTCCATGCCGTCGTTCTCCTTCCATCTTTACGGCAATTATTCAAAGATAACTTTCCAGCACTTCTTCTGCATTCATGATCATCCGGGTGACCCTTTCCTTTTGCCTCGATATCAAACCTACTGGGACGCGGGGAAATATTGCATATTCAGGGTGTCAGGGCAGTGTCCAAATGGTTAGATTCTGCGGGATGATTTTTTTGCTAAAAGAACTAAATGCcagtgttttcttttaaaacttattACTGCAAACACGAAAAAAGCAATGACGTGGTTTAATAATGAACATTCTACTTTTGAAGGATTTCAGGATGGTTTTATCGGAATGGACGACCTAAATGGTTTGGAATTCATGCAGACCATGAATGGATCGGTCCCTGACGGGGTGTATGATAAAGACACAGGGTTTTTCTTCTGTTGTCGATTCGATGGTGACATCGATAATCCAATAGTTTTACCAAAGGATGAACCATTCGTTTTATTTAAGGCCAATGGTAGCACTGATTGCCAATCGGTGCGAGGTAGGTATATTATAATGTACATTGCAGCTTCTTTATTTAATGTCTgatacttttatatatatatatatatatatatatatatatatccatcttaattgattatctatatatataatttccaTCTTCGTCCTTGTGACTATCTAAAGAAATATTAGTACATGTAGAATATAGCGTAATGTTATTTATGTGTGCTTTCTCCTAAGGCATGGTTCACCAACTAGAGTTTTTCTTGTTTGATGATGAGAATATCAATACCAAACTGTATCAGAATGGTTCTCTGCCGGAAGTCAAACGTGCAACAAACAACACTGTCATCTATTTCTGTTACTACACACCTATATCTTGTGGTATGGTAATTCTTTGTCATATCCGATTTATGGTTTCTGTACTCTAAATCCTTTGTTGCTGGAATCTGTTTGAAatagtatttttttcaaatactttcaTGTTATATTGtcaacatctacatgtatactgttACGTGGTTATTTGTTTACTGTACGATTCTATCAATACCTGTACAATcttaaaattcaaaagaaattttgGCCAAAATTTAGACTTTTTACATAGTGTATATAAATTTAGATTTCACATCTATTATCACTGATTTGGCTTTACTTACCATGATCGTTGCCAGGGATGTCTTTCTCCCAATTTTATGCAGTTGTATATTCATTTTGCGATTTCAGGTTGTGAAGATGAAAATGGAAACATGATAAAGTTAGGTGAAAAGGTCCAAAAGAACTGTGTGTGGTACCGGTGTAAAAGATTCCAAAATAATCTACGTTACCTGGAGGTTATAAAGGGAGGTAAGAGAGAAATTACAGACTTACTCAGTTAATTCCCTGTTTGCGACATTTATGTCCACTGTGCTGTTCAAGTCCACTTAAATTCCTTTACAACAATAACTTCTGAAATTACCAAAAGGATGAAAGAGAACAGCATTAAGATTACAAAAATAGTaagaaatatgaattaaaaaggaatgaaagaaaacaaaaacttcAGTCTTTTTCGTAAGAAAATAAAGGttggaaaattttcaatatcaacTGTTTCTATTTTTTGGTAAAAATCGCTTTACTTCAACAAGAATAGGTTGTTCGTTGAACGGGAGATGTGTATCAGAGAACAAAACGTGGACGGTTACGAAAGGAGAAATGTGCAGTCATTACATGTGTATCAGACAGAGGAGCGGACCCTTTCCAAAGTACTTCATAAAAAAGCTACACGAAGGTAGGGAATGTTAGTCGTACAATCGGATGTAAGTAAAACAATGATCCATCAAAAATACAACAACTAAAGAATCTATCCTTTAGGCTGTATTGATGGGGGCTCCTGTCGAGGGCTGGGATTCAGTAAAAGACGTGGCTGCTACGAGTTACAATGCAGATTTCATCCCCAGGTGCAAAGACCTTACTACAAACTCGTCCGTGCAGGTGAGTCTTTACCTGATAATAAAATCCCTTTAAAaagttggattttttttcagaGAACGTACAATCAATTCTTTACTATATGAGATTGTGTAGAATATATTTACAGAGTTTAGATAAAAAGTGATTTCGCTCACATATAGCCAGTCTCAAACCAAAACATATCCTTTCTTGATTATCTAGAATGGCAATACTGTCTGTATTAAACTTTCGTACTCCATAGCTAGTAGTTCCATGTTACTGTGTTGTGTAAGCTAAGTTCTTTAAAGTATGGAACTCTGGGATCGTATTAGAATGCTCAGAAAAGACAGGTAGTCACAGGTGATGCacgtaagagagagagagagagagagagagagagagagagagagtatcaAAATTATCTTGAATTATATTTATAAGAAATCCTAAATGACAAGTATGTTAGCAATTTTATAGCATTTTGTGAACATTAGAGACtggttttatatacatgtattgtaatataAGGCACTTATTATGATTCTAAATCGATGAATTAATAAGAATGAATATTTTCTAGGCGAAAATACTTCGTGCTATGTGTACATAACaaatgtcatgtaaatttcgGATTGATTGGgtaaaaatacaaatacatcGCGACAAATCAAAGGATTCAGATAGGAAAAGATATTGACGTATTTGGCGTCAGAGGGTTGCACATTGATCGAACTGGGTGTGTCAAGAATTAAAACCCT encodes the following:
- the LOC125652337 gene encoding uncharacterized protein LOC125652337, with amino-acid sequence MILPLWLIALVSYGQSDASNPLIFGGAQGDCKPICPCLMDGINYDHGEQWKKKGYPCTTYECFNGFYKAIKEGCDYKGTCKSSGITWTENCFTYKCDTSDDISHYSLVEGGCLDSYGNCRAVGERFSQNCNTVECQVVNGSCFHLVTITKGCIFEGDCRTLNSFWHDGCSVYQCMQTPGSVTYQKLTDEVMYWPQGPYGLLMPENGCPDDIPSAWSNGSRLHYSNGRSMPSFSFHLYGNYSKITFQHFFCIHDHPGDPFLLPRYQTYWDAGKYCIFRVSGQCPNGFQDGFIGMDDLNGLEFMQTMNGSVPDGVYDKDTGFFFCCRFDGDIDNPIVLPKDEPFVLFKANGSTDCQSVRGMVHQLEFFLFDDENINTKLYQNGSLPEVKRATNNTVIYFCYYTPISCGCEDENGNMIKLGEKVQKNCVWYRCKRFQNNLRYLEVIKGGCSLNGRCVSENKTWTVTKGEMCSHYMCIRQRSGPFPKYFIKKLHEGCIDGGSCRGLGFSKRRGCYELQCRFHPQVQRPYYKLVRAGCSDGMGGCLAINTTKVINCISYRCERHSSNCGLDFYKGGCNDGGECHDVNTTWTSKSCHVMNCRMTATKSGPVRIKTTIKKYACKFYGKCYKEGQIVKASCVTRQCKVNREKNTVTMEAVHADCKVNGECVPVNTTYRDGCSVKRCYWRKQGNVYTSGSDVVTFGCKWKDSCINESEIRQHDCTHYICRVSQKGRYKRTELAVYSQDCKDKQGKCISVGSQSDGQNCKKVKCVSRNGLSMLENIATGCLDKKECREDGGNWTHPGNCVTYGCRIKSQNGGLYPQVQIVNVGCQMGGVCYSAGETWDSGCLERKCVVKRSTKGFSRSITAKLRGCTVNGKCLEIGFQEMRDKCLNYACMLDKVSKRPVYKLLKGACRDLDGNCRDVGEEWNHLYKPNKVCLRLKCAYSGGVYRISTLKILCKDKNDNCRQQGERGFPGMIGGRTYKNCQCKAYGRQSRLSCSP